The Apibacter raozihei genome contains a region encoding:
- a CDS encoding transketolase family protein, with protein sequence MIENKIPCRQSFTSTLLELGKKDKDIVVVTSDARGSVTLNNFAKELPGQFVEVGIAEQNAVGVGAGLSSTGKKVFVCGPACFYVARSLEQIKVDIAYSQNNVSIIGVSGGVSYGALGFTHHSLHDIAAIRTFPGIQVIFPSDIYQTKKLTEILVDHEYPVYVRMGRNAVPNVYDNENFDFQIGKANTLMEGNDITLIGTGETVYHCLQAGKKLKEKGIYARVIDMHTLKPADTEIIKKAARETGKIITVEEHSIYGGLGAIVTETLSENPVPVKILGIPDENTIHANALEIFHHYGIDSEGIYQSTLEFLK encoded by the coding sequence ATGATAGAAAATAAAATTCCATGCAGGCAAAGTTTTACCTCCACTTTACTTGAATTAGGGAAAAAAGATAAAGATATTGTTGTGGTAACTTCAGACGCAAGAGGTTCGGTAACTTTAAATAATTTTGCTAAAGAATTACCCGGGCAATTTGTTGAAGTAGGTATAGCAGAACAAAATGCAGTAGGCGTAGGAGCAGGGCTTTCATCAACAGGGAAAAAAGTTTTTGTTTGTGGTCCGGCATGTTTTTATGTAGCCAGAAGCTTAGAGCAGATAAAAGTGGATATTGCTTATTCTCAAAATAATGTAAGCATTATTGGTGTTAGCGGTGGCGTAAGTTACGGAGCTCTGGGTTTCACACATCACAGCTTACATGATATTGCTGCTATAAGAACTTTCCCGGGTATTCAGGTTATTTTTCCAAGTGATATTTACCAAACTAAAAAGCTTACAGAAATATTAGTAGATCACGAATATCCGGTGTACGTGCGTATGGGAAGAAATGCAGTGCCTAATGTATATGATAATGAAAATTTTGATTTTCAGATTGGAAAAGCAAACACCCTGATGGAGGGTAACGATATTACTCTTATAGGAACTGGAGAAACGGTTTATCATTGTTTACAGGCAGGCAAAAAATTAAAAGAAAAAGGTATTTATGCACGAGTAATTGATATGCATACCCTAAAACCGGCAGATACGGAAATTATAAAAAAAGCAGCCAGGGAAACAGGTAAAATTATTACGGTTGAAGAACACAGTATTTATGGTGGCTTAGGAGCAATTGTGACAGAAACTTTATCTGAAAATCCAGTGCCTGTAAAAATTTTGGGTATACCGGACGAAAATACCATACATGCCAACGCTTTAGAAATTTTCCATCATTATGGAATTGATTCAGAAGGAATTTATCAAT